In Silene latifolia isolate original U9 population chromosome X, ASM4854445v1, whole genome shotgun sequence, the following proteins share a genomic window:
- the LOC141620350 gene encoding uncharacterized protein LOC141620350, which translates to MAPATSCAERVSWVIHRLDQHSGAIFLALAWAIWTLRNKRLFEDGLPSPPQILHGFSRMVTNYREYAKCVYVRPLISTPSSSNHWCPPPTNWVKVNTDAAVFENGEIGLEMVGRNEHGSIVAVSCMRITANWAPKMAEAAAARFGLNVAGRMGMHQVLLESDAQELITALRNRRPSRCSWGLITEDVIYKLDSFELSNVSHVKQGGNTVAHLAARICSMSGEEVIYVTKFPQTLLELAAFDMQ; encoded by the coding sequence ATGGCTCCTGCTACATCGTGTGCCGAGAGGGTTAGTTGGGTTATTCACAGGCTTGACCAACATTCGGGTGCTATCTTTCTAGCATTGGCTTGGGCAATATGGACTCTTCGTAACAAGCGACTATTTGAAGATGGACTTCCGTCTCCACCACAAATCTTACATGGATTTTCTAGAATGGTAACGAACTATAGAGAATATGCTAAATGTGTATATGTTAGACCCCTGATTTCGACGCCCTCGTCCTCAAATCACTGGTGCCCTCCTCCAACAAATTGGGTGAAGGTAAATACAGATGCAGCTGTGTTCGAAAATGGCGAAATTGGTCTCGAGATGGTAGGAAGAAATGAGCATGGTAGCATCGTCGCGGTGTCATGTATGCGCATCACCGCCAATTGGGCTCCGAAAATGGCAGAGGCAGCAGCTGCACGCTTTGGCCTGAATGTAGCAGGAAGAATGGGTATGCATCAAGTCTTACTGGAAAGTGATGCTCAAGAACTTATCACTGCGTTGCGGAATCGAAGACCATCTAGATGTTCGTGGGGTTTAATTACTGAAGATGTCATATACAAACTTGATAGCTTTGAATTGTCTAATGTCTCTCACGTGAAGCAAGGAGGTAATACCGTCGCGCATTTAGCAGCAAGAATATGTTCTATGTCAGGGGAAGAGGTTATCTATGTAACGAAATTTCCGCAAACTTTGTTAGAGTTAGCGGCTTTTGATATGCAATAA